A single region of the Syntrophotaleaceae bacterium genome encodes:
- a CDS encoding FHA domain-containing protein yields MIKKRSIIIDGGVTSISMEPIFWDEIDRRADRMGLPWQEYMRRLLSEVRDAPNRSAAVREALVNLLRDESMQAKGHRMEAWWLLRTPSGEREVCTRGFRLFVGRTASNDIVVDDPEVSRKHFMLAFDGDRWWAVDLGSKNGIRLYDNRIPSVRMEYGVSLEFGKSRLVLLG; encoded by the coding sequence ATGATTAAAAAGCGCAGCATCATCATTGATGGTGGAGTGACCTCCATCAGTATGGAACCCATTTTCTGGGACGAAATCGATCGGCGGGCGGACCGCATGGGCCTTCCTTGGCAGGAATACATGCGCCGGCTTCTCAGCGAGGTCCGGGATGCGCCAAATCGTTCTGCAGCGGTTCGAGAAGCGCTCGTCAATCTGCTTCGGGATGAATCGATGCAGGCAAAGGGGCACCGAATGGAGGCCTGGTGGCTGTTGCGCACTCCAAGCGGGGAACGTGAAGTTTGCACCCGAGGTTTCAGGTTGTTTGTCGGACGAACCGCCTCCAACGATATTGTGGTGGATGATCCTGAAGTTTCCAGGAAACACTTCATGCTCGCTTTTGACGGAGATAGGTGGTGGGCGGTGGATTTAGGAAGCAAAAACGGCATCAGGCTATATGATAACCGGATACCATCGGTGAGAATGGAATATGGGGTTTCTTTGGAATTTGGGAAATCACGTCTGGTGCTTCTGGGGTAA
- a CDS encoding FHA domain-containing protein produces the protein MLRLQSKNGGDVSVELDKPRLNVGRDLGNDLVLDDSAISGFHAGIFCENGRVELVDLGSTNGTFVNGNRVTGRIELRSWDTVRFGKTEMEVLDPADRRPTSVMPAVSADKVESVIQTPSSLSKQPIAMLKSVSPGNTAPSCMEIHERISVGRAPGNNLVLNTSTISSKHAEILVSDGALELVDLGSTNGTFVNGRKIGRQVLQNGDLIRFDEVEYRLDILQPVEAKTTVNTAAAFQPGFTAVNPAIRNDMPGILPGMDRDIQVDIPTRSGDSGLSATPAASDFPTRIEPALQRDPGMPGSPSNGVSNSSAPPPRMNAPEMPQTVKPPVMSGPANSSGQTTNPLVESGFSWLFFSNRGRIGRMSYFLASLSLMAFGIGVNLLVQLLFFRQFSFEGYIAGSLVVLLLNLWPSIALGIKRFHDQDRSGHFMWLLLLPIANLVASIMLLFVPGTSGSNRFGSPPK, from the coding sequence ATGTTGCGGTTGCAATCGAAAAACGGAGGGGATGTTTCTGTTGAACTAGATAAGCCACGGCTCAATGTCGGGCGGGACCTCGGTAACGATCTGGTCCTTGATGATTCGGCTATTTCGGGTTTTCATGCCGGGATTTTTTGTGAAAACGGTCGGGTGGAATTGGTTGATCTGGGCAGTACCAACGGCACCTTTGTCAACGGCAACCGAGTGACTGGCCGTATAGAGCTGAGGTCCTGGGATACGGTTCGCTTCGGCAAAACAGAGATGGAAGTCCTCGATCCGGCTGATCGACGACCCACTTCGGTCATGCCTGCGGTTAGTGCTGATAAAGTCGAAAGCGTGATCCAAACCCCCTCGTCCTTATCAAAACAGCCAATAGCCATGCTCAAGTCCGTGTCTCCTGGAAACACCGCCCCCTCCTGCATGGAAATCCATGAACGAATCAGCGTAGGCAGGGCGCCCGGCAACAACCTGGTATTGAACACCTCCACAATCTCCTCGAAGCATGCTGAAATTTTGGTAAGTGATGGTGCTTTGGAACTGGTCGATCTCGGTTCCACCAACGGCACCTTCGTCAACGGCCGGAAAATCGGACGGCAGGTTTTGCAAAACGGCGACCTTATCCGTTTTGACGAGGTGGAATACCGGCTTGATATTCTGCAACCCGTAGAAGCAAAGACTACGGTCAATACGGCCGCGGCCTTTCAGCCAGGTTTTACTGCCGTCAACCCTGCTATTAGAAATGACATGCCCGGCATCCTGCCAGGTATGGACCGGGATATCCAGGTGGATATTCCTACACGCTCAGGGGATTCCGGCCTTTCCGCAACCCCTGCCGCAAGCGATTTTCCCACCCGTATCGAGCCAGCACTTCAGCGCGACCCTGGCATGCCTGGATCGCCGTCCAATGGTGTCTCGAACTCCTCTGCCCCTCCACCCCGGATGAATGCTCCAGAGATGCCACAGACTGTAAAGCCTCCGGTGATGTCCGGTCCCGCAAATTCTTCCGGGCAAACAACCAACCCGTTAGTGGAAAGCGGCTTTTCCTGGCTCTTTTTTTCCAACCGCGGCCGTATCGGGAGGATGAGCTACTTTCTGGCCTCCTTGTCTCTGATGGCTTTCGGTATTGGCGTCAACTTGCTGGTGCAACTGCTTTTCTTTCGCCAGTTCAGTTTTGAAGGTTATATAGCGGGAAGTTTGGTTGTCCTCCTTTTAAACCTCTGGCCCAGCATCGCTCTGGGTATCAAACGATTTCACGATCAGGACCGCTCCGGGCATTTCATGTGGCTGTTGTTGTTGCCGATTGCTAATTTAGTGGCGAGCATCATGCTGCTTTTCGTGCCTGGAACATCGGGGTCAAACCGGTTCGGGTCGCCACCTAAGTAG
- a CDS encoding arylsulfatase, translated as MPEKKTLPELHTEKVFKGKIELDVRDSTPDWEPYLPPMAPKDAPNVLFILYDDTGLAAWSPYGGRINMPAAQKLADRGLIYTQWHTCALCAPTRSTCLTGRNHHVNGFAEIAEGSNGFPGYHARIPDQCATIPHILQDAGWSTFWVGKNHNVPEQDMGPGGYKGTWPLQKGFDRFYGFLGGETNQWYPDLVEDNRYIDQPYMPSEGYHLSKDLADQAIRMIRDNKASNPSKPWYMWYCPGANHAPHQAPQEYIDKYKGRFDEGYEAYREWVLERMIEKGVLPEDTKLTPFNPIPEDQANPLDTVLPWDTLSDDQKKLFCRMAEVFAGFSEYTDAQIGRILDYLEESGQFDNTLILYAADNGTSGEGSPNGSVNENKFFNGFPDDLQENLSMIDKLGGPDCYNHMPTGWAAAFSTPFKMFKRYSQYSGGTCDPLIISWPKGMKARGEVRHQYHHSADVAATILDVCGLEMPETYRGVEQYPMNGISMRYSFDAAPGAPTRKKHQYYEMMGTRGMWEDGWHAAAIHAPLTGKGHFDQDEWELYHVAEDRSESTNLAEKYPEKLEHLKQLWMDEAHKNLVLPLNDFPAVDVAGIERPSTEPPRNRYIYYPDTTAVPEGVAANVRGRSYKILANVEVGENCSGVIFAHGSRFGGHSLFIKDHKLYYVYNFLGIPPEQRFVSDEILKPGKYTLGVEFIREKAGEYHESHGTAKLYINEKVVAEGPMRTQTGKFTLCGDGLCVGRDSADAVAKEYTPETQGKFTGGTIQYVEVSVEQKRYRNLEMEMAAAMAVD; from the coding sequence ATGCCTGAGAAAAAAACCTTGCCGGAACTGCACACCGAAAAGGTCTTCAAGGGAAAGATTGAACTCGATGTCCGCGACTCGACTCCCGATTGGGAGCCCTATTTACCCCCGATGGCGCCCAAGGATGCGCCGAACGTGCTCTTCATCCTGTACGATGATACAGGGTTGGCGGCGTGGTCGCCCTATGGGGGCCGAATCAATATGCCGGCAGCACAAAAACTCGCGGACCGCGGGCTGATCTACACCCAATGGCACACCTGCGCCTTGTGTGCCCCCACCCGCTCCACCTGCCTGACCGGCCGCAACCACCACGTCAACGGGTTCGCCGAAATTGCTGAGGGATCCAATGGCTTCCCCGGCTATCACGCCCGCATCCCCGATCAGTGCGCCACCATCCCTCACATCCTGCAGGATGCCGGCTGGAGCACCTTCTGGGTGGGCAAGAACCACAATGTACCGGAGCAGGACATGGGCCCGGGCGGATACAAAGGCACGTGGCCCCTGCAAAAGGGCTTCGACCGCTTCTACGGCTTTCTGGGTGGCGAGACCAATCAGTGGTACCCCGACCTTGTTGAAGATAATCGTTACATCGACCAGCCCTACATGCCTTCCGAAGGCTACCACCTCTCCAAGGACCTGGCCGATCAGGCCATCCGCATGATCCGCGACAACAAGGCCAGCAATCCCTCCAAGCCGTGGTACATGTGGTACTGCCCGGGCGCTAATCATGCACCCCACCAGGCTCCTCAGGAATACATCGACAAGTACAAGGGCAGGTTCGACGAAGGTTACGAAGCCTACCGCGAATGGGTGTTGGAGCGCATGATCGAGAAGGGCGTTCTGCCCGAGGATACCAAGCTGACTCCGTTCAATCCCATACCGGAGGACCAGGCCAACCCTCTTGATACCGTCCTGCCGTGGGATACCTTGAGCGATGACCAGAAGAAGCTCTTCTGCCGCATGGCGGAGGTTTTTGCCGGATTCTCTGAATACACCGATGCCCAGATCGGGCGCATCTTGGATTATCTGGAGGAATCAGGGCAGTTCGATAACACGCTCATCCTCTACGCGGCCGACAATGGCACTTCGGGCGAAGGCTCACCCAACGGCTCGGTCAACGAGAATAAATTCTTCAACGGCTTCCCCGATGATCTCCAGGAGAACCTGTCGATGATCGACAAACTCGGCGGGCCGGACTGCTACAATCACATGCCAACCGGCTGGGCGGCCGCCTTTTCGACGCCCTTCAAGATGTTCAAGCGCTACTCGCAGTACTCCGGTGGCACCTGCGATCCCCTGATCATTTCCTGGCCCAAGGGCATGAAGGCGCGCGGCGAGGTGCGACACCAGTATCACCATTCAGCCGATGTCGCGGCAACCATCCTCGATGTCTGTGGATTGGAGATGCCCGAAACCTATCGCGGCGTGGAACAGTATCCGATGAACGGGATTTCGATGCGCTACAGCTTCGATGCCGCCCCGGGCGCGCCCACCCGGAAGAAGCATCAGTACTACGAGATGATGGGCACGCGCGGCATGTGGGAAGACGGCTGGCATGCTGCCGCCATCCATGCGCCGTTGACCGGGAAAGGCCATTTCGACCAGGACGAGTGGGAACTGTACCACGTGGCAGAGGATCGCTCCGAATCCACGAACCTGGCCGAAAAGTACCCGGAGAAGCTCGAACACCTCAAGCAGCTTTGGATGGACGAGGCCCACAAGAATCTGGTGCTGCCCCTCAATGATTTCCCCGCGGTAGACGTTGCCGGCATCGAGCGGCCTTCGACCGAGCCCCCCCGAAATCGGTACATCTACTACCCGGACACCACCGCGGTCCCCGAAGGCGTGGCGGCCAACGTGCGCGGACGCTCGTACAAAATCCTGGCCAACGTCGAGGTCGGTGAAAACTGTTCAGGCGTGATCTTTGCCCACGGTTCACGGTTCGGCGGACACTCGCTCTTCATCAAAGATCACAAGCTGTATTACGTGTACAACTTCCTGGGCATCCCACCGGAACAGAGGTTCGTCTCCGATGAAATTCTCAAGCCCGGCAAATACACGCTGGGTGTGGAGTTTATCCGGGAGAAGGCCGGCGAATACCACGAGTCGCACGGCACGGCCAAGCTGTACATCAATGAGAAGGTGGTGGCCGAAGGTCCGATGCGAACCCAGACCGGCAAGTTTACCCTGTGCGGAGATGGCCTGTGTGTCGGCCGCGATAGTGCGGACGCGGTCGCCAAGGAGTACACGCCGGAAACCCAGGGCAAGTTTACCGGCGGGACCATCCAATACGTCGAGGTGTCGGTGGAACAGAAGCGGTACCGCAACCTCGAAATGGAGATGGCCGCGGCGATGGCGGTCGACTAA
- a CDS encoding DUF3617 domain-containing protein, producing MKNGIALIAVLALFPLAGQGWAEDMKMRPGLWEHSFTVKTQGGEMEQAMAQMQKELAGMPPEQRKMVEQMMAAQGVGVGPNGTSVKVCITKEMSEQDYVPQKDGDCRQQVVGRTGNRMKFKFNCAGNPPTSGEGEITMSNPKNFTGKATINTKVEGKPERIEMTQAGQWLSDDCGKVKPPRR from the coding sequence GTGAAAAATGGAATCGCGCTGATTGCCGTTCTGGCCCTTTTCCCATTGGCTGGTCAGGGGTGGGCGGAGGACATGAAAATGCGTCCCGGTCTCTGGGAACACAGCTTCACGGTCAAGACACAGGGTGGCGAGATGGAGCAGGCCATGGCCCAGATGCAGAAAGAGTTGGCCGGCATGCCGCCTGAACAACGCAAGATGGTGGAACAGATGATGGCGGCGCAAGGCGTGGGGGTTGGTCCCAACGGCACCAGCGTCAAGGTCTGTATCACCAAGGAAATGTCCGAGCAAGACTACGTGCCGCAAAAGGATGGGGACTGCAGGCAGCAGGTCGTCGGGCGCACGGGCAACAGGATGAAATTCAAGTTTAATTGCGCCGGCAATCCGCCAACCAGCGGCGAAGGCGAGATTACCATGAGCAATCCGAAAAACTTCACGGGAAAGGCCACGATCAACACCAAGGTCGAGGGTAAACCTGAACGCATTGAGATGACACAGGCCGGCCAGTGGCTGTCGGACGACTGCGGCAAGGTCAAACCTCCACGACGCTGA
- a CDS encoding RICIN domain-containing protein — translation MFRISLLLIVSLFLFSNTVSALETSSPIVELKNQYSGKCLTVKDGSVKHGAALIHRECGSGINMIWEMRPEGPGYRIVNQNSGLCLGVEHQSKKDGMRVTQVSPCNRPDTLWMVGNAAPAPSQRNPLTLPVDYGKTIVISNSNSNKCLALVTGTEIKQYGCTPHRPKTTWQLVEPPSNDSSQIAGRVKIIDFEKHLMPFYQNGKTYLFGLGSSKDIPYYGTNIPLVGEIVSDNAANWWVVNDDPKTGVRPIVQRDKMSSAYVELASFTLNDHAYIFGLHRGKESSVGANIWRINDDPSTGFQLVLAGGKMSAHYRHVVSFQLKGEPYILGLHWDLGANIWRIKEGAKGLTMELVKYKAKMSSNHEHLEVFYMDGHPYIFGVHTGSGKGVGANIWRVQDDPSQGLELVLDGDKTFPHHD, via the coding sequence ATGTTTCGGATATCTTTGTTGCTGATCGTGTCACTGTTTTTATTTTCCAATACTGTATCGGCTTTGGAGACTTCCAGTCCCATTGTCGAGTTGAAGAACCAGTACAGCGGGAAGTGCCTGACCGTAAAGGATGGGAGTGTGAAGCACGGGGCGGCCCTGATTCACAGGGAGTGCGGCTCTGGAATCAACATGATCTGGGAGATGCGCCCCGAAGGGCCGGGATATCGGATAGTAAACCAGAACAGCGGACTGTGTCTGGGTGTTGAGCACCAGAGCAAGAAAGATGGCATGCGGGTGACTCAAGTCAGCCCCTGTAACCGGCCGGACACGCTCTGGATGGTGGGAAACGCGGCCCCCGCCCCGAGTCAGCGGAATCCGCTGACTCTGCCGGTTGACTATGGGAAGACGATTGTTATCAGCAACAGCAACAGCAACAAATGCCTGGCGCTGGTCACTGGTACTGAAATCAAGCAATATGGCTGCACCCCGCATCGCCCAAAAACAACCTGGCAGTTGGTGGAACCGCCGTCAAACGACTCCTCCCAGATAGCCGGACGCGTGAAAATAATCGACTTTGAAAAACACCTCATGCCCTTCTATCAAAATGGCAAAACCTACCTTTTTGGATTGGGGAGTTCCAAAGATATCCCTTATTACGGCACGAATATCCCTTTGGTTGGCGAAATAGTTTCAGACAATGCTGCAAACTGGTGGGTTGTCAACGACGACCCGAAGACCGGGGTCAGGCCCATTGTACAAAGGGACAAAATGTCATCGGCCTATGTTGAGCTTGCATCTTTTACCCTCAATGATCATGCCTACATCTTCGGCCTCCACAGGGGCAAGGAATCGAGTGTAGGTGCCAATATCTGGCGCATCAACGACGATCCTTCAACGGGCTTTCAGCTTGTTCTGGCCGGGGGGAAGATGTCTGCTCACTACAGACATGTTGTGTCCTTCCAGCTCAAGGGAGAGCCCTATATTCTCGGCCTGCACTGGGATTTGGGAGCGAACATCTGGCGCATCAAGGAGGGAGCCAAGGGATTGACGATGGAACTGGTGAAGTATAAAGCCAAAATGTCTTCGAACCATGAACATCTCGAAGTTTTCTATATGGACGGTCACCCTTATATCTTTGGAGTGCATACTGGATCTGGTAAAGGTGTAGGTGCCAACATCTGGCGCGTCCAGGACGATCCCTCACAGGGGTTGGAGCTTGTTTTGGATGGTGATAAAACATTTCCTCACCATGATTGA
- a CDS encoding Vps62-related protein yields MRKKAKNLAISITFLALFMFLTNPSFSGDRSPLSIEEDDLIEMIERSGPLIFLHSQEKFFMDDPEYVLDKGSSLQWGIVENDRNYNSFETKRVMTMPTSSKTLLEDVRIIEEAIQASPDMENYKYWIHIDENTMKPGSQSRAKAFIRALPATPVTTEIQFWFFYPFNGPGRVEVCAASTMCDDNWLSQTGRHFGDWEHVSLLFSNITKELTSVYMSRHDGSETFDRDQNGVFRSSSNPKRVLQFEGSHPVIYSAVSSHAHYPKQGNKHKYKRVFSKKWGLGTASADLFDCTAPSIPFKTFEPGSYKLVSSAFPNIHVEEPGWLDFKGRWGQYEKLLDKIKFAHPKLKVYTYTDIGKGPSGPKQKKSWEGDFQPR; encoded by the coding sequence ATGAGAAAGAAGGCAAAAAATCTCGCTATTTCAATAACTTTCTTGGCGTTATTCATGTTTCTGACGAACCCTTCCTTCTCTGGCGATCGCTCTCCCCTATCAATTGAAGAAGACGATTTAATCGAGATGATAGAGCGCTCCGGCCCACTGATTTTTCTGCATTCACAAGAAAAATTTTTTATGGATGATCCAGAATACGTTTTGGATAAAGGTTCTTCTTTGCAATGGGGCATTGTTGAGAATGACCGAAACTACAACTCTTTTGAAACAAAAAGAGTAATGACGATGCCCACCTCTTCGAAAACACTTCTAGAAGATGTACGCATTATAGAGGAAGCTATTCAGGCCTCACCTGATATGGAAAATTACAAATATTGGATTCATATTGACGAAAACACCATGAAACCAGGGAGCCAGTCTCGCGCCAAGGCTTTCATCAGGGCCTTGCCGGCAACCCCGGTAACCACAGAAATACAATTCTGGTTTTTTTATCCTTTTAACGGCCCGGGGAGAGTTGAAGTTTGTGCAGCGAGCACTATGTGCGACGACAATTGGCTAAGCCAGACTGGAAGGCATTTCGGAGACTGGGAGCATGTCAGCTTGCTGTTTTCCAACATCACGAAAGAACTCACTTCCGTTTACATGTCGAGACATGATGGCAGTGAGACGTTCGATCGCGACCAGAATGGGGTTTTCAGATCCTCTTCGAATCCCAAGAGGGTTCTCCAATTTGAAGGCTCACACCCAGTCATTTACTCGGCGGTCTCTTCTCACGCGCACTACCCGAAACAGGGAAACAAGCACAAGTACAAACGAGTATTCAGCAAAAAATGGGGCCTAGGAACCGCTTCTGCCGATCTTTTTGACTGCACCGCTCCCTCTATTCCGTTTAAAACTTTCGAACCGGGTTCTTATAAACTTGTTTCTTCAGCCTTTCCGAATATTCATGTTGAGGAACCAGGTTGGTTGGATTTCAAGGGACGTTGGGGTCAGTATGAAAAACTTCTGGATAAGATCAAGTTCGCTCATCCCAAACTGAAAGTCTATACTTATACGGACATTGGCAAAGGGCCTTCCGGCCCTAAACAAAAAAAGTCATGGGAAGGCGATTTCCAACCCAGGTAA
- a CDS encoding flavodoxin family protein: protein MKVVAFNGSPNKEGNTWHAIRMVTAELEKDGIETEIIHVGDKTIRGCIACYRCVKNKNEQCVLPGDEVNEWIQKMKQADGILLGSPVYFSSIAGTMKSFLDRAFFVTSVNDSMLRHKVGAAVVAVRRSGGLPAFDQLNNFLNYAEMLIPASNYWNVIHGRTPGEAIQDIEGEQIMRVLAKNMAWLMKLVENGKGAVTPPEREPKKFFSFIH from the coding sequence ATGAAAGTCGTAGCCTTTAACGGCAGCCCGAACAAGGAAGGAAACACCTGGCATGCGATTAGAATGGTGACAGCCGAGCTTGAAAAGGACGGGATCGAAACCGAGATCATCCATGTCGGCGACAAAACCATCAGAGGATGTATAGCCTGTTACCGCTGCGTAAAGAACAAAAATGAACAATGCGTGCTGCCTGGCGACGAGGTCAATGAATGGATCCAGAAGATGAAGCAGGCGGACGGGATCCTTCTGGGCTCTCCGGTGTATTTCTCCTCCATTGCCGGAACCATGAAATCGTTTCTGGATCGCGCGTTCTTCGTCACCAGTGTCAATGACAGCATGCTCCGCCACAAGGTCGGGGCGGCGGTGGTTGCGGTGCGGCGTTCCGGCGGCTTGCCGGCATTTGATCAGTTGAACAACTTTCTGAACTATGCCGAGATGCTGATTCCGGCTTCAAATTATTGGAACGTGATCCATGGCCGGACTCCGGGAGAAGCGATCCAGGACATCGAGGGAGAGCAGATCATGCGGGTCCTGGCGAAGAACATGGCCTGGCTGATGAAGCTGGTTGAAAATGGCAAAGGGGCCGTGACACCTCCGGAGCGGGAGCCTAAAAAGTTCTTCAGCTTTATTCACTGA
- the ltrA gene encoding group II intron reverse transcriptase/maturase: protein MTIEEAEALIERSGAGPEGSDRKSQEYGTGASNVTACREPSWTEAETRLMEEVVSRGNMMAAYDRVVSNKGAPGIDGMQGGELKGYLVKEWPRIKEELLNGSYQPQPVRKVEIPKPGGGVRMLGIPTVLDRLIQQALHQELMRLFDTGFSDSSYGFRPGRSAHQAVQAARRHVAEGRRWVVDIDLEKFFDRVGHDVLMARVARKVKDPRVLRLIRRYLRAGVLEGGIVSPRVEGTPQGGPLSPLLSNILLDEFDKELERRGHAFCRYADDCNIYVRSRQSAERVMASLIQFLEQRLKLKVNRVKSAVGRPWERTFLGYRMTFHKKPRLKVAEGSVKRFKANLRELFRRGRGHSLKRVIEESTPKLRGWIAYFRLAEVKGIFEELDSWVRRKLRCILWRQWKRSFTRARNLMRRGLSELRAWRSAQNGRGPWWNAGASHMHDAFRKSFFDKLGLICLVDSLRRFQSAL from the coding sequence ATGACGATCGAAGAAGCAGAAGCCCTGATTGAGAGATCAGGGGCCGGGCCCGAGGGTAGCGACCGGAAGTCGCAAGAGTACGGCACAGGTGCGTCAAACGTCACGGCATGCCGGGAACCGTCCTGGACGGAAGCGGAGACGCGGCTGATGGAAGAGGTCGTCAGTCGCGGCAACATGATGGCGGCCTACGATCGGGTGGTCAGCAACAAAGGAGCCCCCGGCATCGACGGGATGCAGGGGGGTGAGCTGAAAGGCTACCTGGTCAAGGAATGGCCGCGTATCAAGGAGGAACTGCTGAACGGAAGTTACCAGCCCCAGCCGGTGCGGAAGGTCGAGATACCCAAGCCCGGCGGCGGGGTGCGCATGCTCGGCATTCCCACGGTGCTGGACCGGCTCATTCAGCAGGCGCTGCATCAGGAGCTGATGCGGCTGTTCGATACCGGATTCTCCGATAGCTCCTACGGGTTTCGGCCCGGACGGAGCGCCCACCAGGCGGTACAAGCAGCCCGCAGGCATGTGGCCGAAGGGCGGCGGTGGGTGGTCGATATCGACCTGGAGAAGTTCTTCGACCGGGTCGGACACGACGTGCTTATGGCACGAGTGGCCCGCAAGGTCAAAGACCCCCGTGTACTGCGACTGATCCGCAGATACCTGAGGGCCGGAGTGCTCGAAGGGGGGATCGTCTCGCCACGGGTGGAAGGGACGCCGCAAGGCGGCCCGCTCTCGCCGCTGTTGTCGAACATCCTGCTTGACGAGTTCGACAAGGAACTGGAGAGGCGCGGCCACGCCTTCTGCCGTTATGCCGATGATTGCAACATTTACGTGCGCAGTCGGCAATCGGCGGAGCGGGTCATGGCTTCGCTGATCCAGTTTCTCGAACAGCGGCTGAAACTCAAGGTCAACCGCGTCAAAAGCGCCGTTGGCCGCCCCTGGGAGAGAACCTTTCTGGGTTACAGGATGACCTTTCACAAGAAACCGCGGCTCAAGGTGGCTGAAGGCTCTGTGAAACGGTTCAAGGCCAACCTCAGAGAGCTCTTTCGTCGGGGAAGGGGACACAGCCTCAAACGGGTCATCGAAGAGTCCACCCCGAAACTGCGGGGATGGATCGCCTACTTTCGGCTGGCGGAAGTCAAAGGCATCTTCGAAGAACTGGATAGCTGGGTCAGGCGGAAACTACGCTGCATTCTGTGGCGGCAGTGGAAGCGCTCTTTTACGCGGGCCAGGAATTTGATGCGGCGGGGATTGTCGGAACTCAGAGCATGGAGGTCGGCTCAAAACGGGCGAGGCCCCTGGTGGAATGCAGGAGCCTCGCACATGCACGATGCGTTTCGAAAATCCTTCTTCGATAAACTGGGGCTGATCTGCTTGGTAGACAGTCTCAGACGCTTTCAGAGTGCTTTGTGA